A genome region from Akkermansiaceae bacterium includes the following:
- a CDS encoding TIGR02206 family membrane protein, which translates to MPFRPFTSVHYITLAVGFAITALVILCAKRSEKNERFATAILAFLNLSAYPFALFAWHNHPRALDNVLPLHLCDLAAIVAGFALFTRKPFLLTLTYFWGLAATLQALLTPAITIGPPSLPFIHFFVQHFAIVAAALYIPLVLKWRPEAPWWKSPLKVFGISVAYQGVALLVNMALKTNFAFASRPPDNPSLIDHLGPWPVYLFAMQGLAFVLFILLALPFKTGRPEP; encoded by the coding sequence ATGCCTTTCCGCCCCTTCACATCCGTCCACTACATCACACTCGCCGTTGGCTTTGCGATCACGGCGCTGGTGATCCTTTGCGCGAAGCGGTCGGAGAAAAACGAGCGCTTTGCCACCGCGATCCTGGCGTTCCTGAACCTCTCCGCCTACCCCTTCGCCCTCTTCGCATGGCACAACCACCCCCGCGCCCTCGATAACGTCCTGCCGCTCCACCTCTGCGACCTTGCTGCCATCGTGGCGGGCTTCGCGCTTTTTACGAGAAAGCCTTTCCTCCTCACCCTCACCTACTTCTGGGGGCTCGCCGCCACTCTCCAGGCACTCCTCACCCCCGCCATCACCATCGGGCCTCCTTCCCTTCCCTTCATCCATTTCTTCGTCCAGCACTTCGCCATCGTCGCCGCCGCACTCTACATCCCGCTCGTCCTGAAATGGCGGCCGGAGGCGCCTTGGTGGAAATCGCCGCTCAAGGTTTTCGGGATCTCCGTCGCCTACCAAGGGGTCGCCCTGCTTGTCAACATGGCCCTGAAAACCAACTTCGCCTTCGCCTCCCGCCCACCGGACAACCCCTCCCTCATCGACCACCTCGGGCCGTGGCCGGTTTACCTGTTCGCGATGCAAGGCCTGGCGTTTGTCCTGTTCATCCTGCTCGCACTGCCTTTCAAAACCGGTAGGCCCGAGCCGTGA
- a CDS encoding sulfatase-like hydrolase/transferase produces MVFRLLLALTLTAAAHDVGGKGHLHTAPQHIEKPRIEDTIQANIYADNWFALYINGQLVATDPIPFIPHNVVTLDILPEYPMTIAVMARDNADPKTGMEYDNTSIGDGGFILKFSDGTVTTASWKAKDFFHGPINSDTANPKVRATPIPENWFATDFDDSSWANAKEFTEQEIDPKKPYFDHDFKGAKWIWSDDLKLDNTVIFRTRIASAPDGRKANPNWPKGHILPSASSAPFLTAGIQAPHDFSHRLDPSAPPQAKAFAPFAESLEIKWDERFVIVGTNSLPDHPMMKGITAWNQQVPLPQDFFGENAWHIPLHPVPSPSPVSAKTSLFKGAIAVAINGVPIFNPIKQDGRTDTKLAGELDEYGGHAGRADDYHYHLPPTFLSRLVGDTQPIGFAMDGYPLYGFNEPDGSPAKDLDAFNGHEHGVLGYHYHSSLNYPYLNGGLKGQVEIRDDQVADQPRTQGIRPYTQPLRGAAITDFSNPEEGRYSLTYELGGKSHRIDYSTKPEGGADFAFVAPDGTTTKESYTPHQRRPDGEKGERKPGEKGKRPRDRPEEPRGKEQAGDAPRTPWILVHAPEIDANKDGTLTLEELLADVKAVFDGYDADKDGHLTEPGMTQGKSGVHSALDGFVRQHNLEMDSDDDSKVSAAEMTGQFKRFLDKNDANGDGKLSPDELKVEGEIKPRLPDKKTPAQPDSPKPQSSIGKGKPNVIFILIDDMGWNDVGFAGNKSIETPNIAKLAAEGMRFSAAYAPSPVCSPTRISLQTGMSCARLQWTKASPVMTATDGYKLIPPAHRRSIREDETTVAELLKTAGYATAHYGKWHLNGGGPEKHGYDESDGETSNGDAAQFKGDNPVDIVGMGTRAAAFMKKSHEAGKPFFIQMSYHALHYPENANPKSVEKFKALLPNAPAHIVQRAAITYDLDAGIGQILKDLDTLDLAKNTWVIYMSDNGAGGSKGGKGGGRSIQGGKGSLWEGGIRVPLIIRGPGVAPDSWCHGRVVGFDLFPTFCGLAGVTELPKDIDGGSILPQLRGSQEPVKRPREELVFHFPHYQGDTPHSAIYLGDFKLIHFYETGENKLFNIRDDIGEKSDISKEMPDKTAGLSAKLSACLTEVKAQLPTENPQAVPGKIHTGEKGDKKEGKGKKRK; encoded by the coding sequence ATGGTTTTCCGATTGCTGCTTGCCCTCACCCTAACCGCTGCCGCACACGATGTCGGCGGCAAAGGCCACCTCCACACCGCGCCCCAGCACATCGAAAAGCCGCGCATTGAGGACACCATCCAGGCCAACATTTACGCGGACAACTGGTTCGCCCTCTACATCAACGGCCAGCTTGTCGCCACCGACCCTATCCCTTTCATCCCGCATAACGTCGTCACCCTCGACATACTGCCGGAGTATCCCATGACGATCGCTGTCATGGCGCGCGACAATGCCGATCCCAAGACCGGCATGGAGTATGACAACACCAGCATTGGCGACGGCGGTTTCATCCTGAAATTCTCCGATGGCACCGTCACCACCGCATCATGGAAGGCGAAGGACTTCTTCCACGGCCCCATCAACTCGGACACCGCGAACCCGAAAGTCCGTGCAACCCCCATCCCGGAAAACTGGTTCGCCACCGACTTCGACGACTCTTCATGGGCGAATGCGAAGGAATTCACCGAACAGGAGATCGACCCGAAAAAGCCCTACTTCGACCATGATTTCAAAGGGGCGAAATGGATCTGGAGCGACGACCTCAAGCTCGATAACACAGTCATCTTCCGCACCCGGATCGCATCCGCTCCGGACGGCCGCAAGGCGAATCCAAACTGGCCAAAGGGACATATCCTCCCATCGGCAAGCTCCGCCCCTTTCCTAACTGCAGGCATCCAGGCACCCCATGATTTTTCGCACCGCCTCGATCCCTCCGCTCCGCCGCAAGCCAAGGCCTTCGCGCCTTTTGCCGAGTCGCTTGAGATCAAATGGGACGAGCGTTTCGTCATCGTCGGCACGAATTCGCTGCCCGATCACCCGATGATGAAAGGCATCACAGCATGGAACCAGCAGGTTCCCCTTCCCCAGGATTTCTTCGGTGAAAACGCATGGCACATCCCGCTCCATCCCGTCCCCTCGCCCAGCCCGGTCTCTGCGAAAACAAGCCTCTTCAAGGGAGCCATCGCCGTAGCAATCAACGGGGTTCCGATTTTCAACCCGATCAAGCAGGACGGCCGCACCGACACCAAGCTCGCCGGGGAACTCGATGAATACGGCGGCCATGCCGGACGCGCCGATGATTACCATTACCACCTCCCGCCCACTTTCCTGAGCAGGCTCGTCGGCGACACCCAGCCGATCGGCTTCGCAATGGACGGCTACCCGCTCTATGGCTTCAACGAACCCGACGGATCACCCGCCAAGGATCTCGATGCCTTCAACGGCCACGAACACGGCGTCCTCGGCTACCACTACCACTCCAGCTTAAACTACCCCTACCTCAACGGCGGGCTGAAAGGCCAGGTCGAGATCCGCGACGACCAGGTGGCCGACCAACCCCGCACCCAAGGCATCCGTCCCTACACCCAGCCCCTGCGCGGCGCGGCGATCACGGATTTTAGCAATCCGGAAGAGGGGCGCTACTCGCTCACCTACGAGCTCGGAGGGAAATCCCACCGCATCGACTACAGCACCAAACCGGAAGGCGGAGCCGACTTCGCATTCGTCGCGCCCGACGGCACCACGACCAAGGAATCCTACACACCGCACCAGCGCCGACCCGATGGTGAAAAGGGCGAAAGAAAACCGGGGGAAAAAGGCAAACGCCCACGTGACCGCCCCGAAGAACCGCGTGGAAAAGAGCAGGCGGGAGACGCACCGCGCACCCCATGGATCCTCGTCCACGCGCCGGAAATCGACGCCAACAAGGACGGCACCCTCACACTTGAAGAACTTCTCGCCGATGTAAAAGCGGTCTTCGATGGCTACGATGCGGACAAGGACGGTCACCTTACAGAACCCGGAATGACCCAAGGGAAAAGCGGCGTCCACTCCGCCCTGGACGGCTTCGTCAGGCAACACAACCTTGAGATGGACAGTGACGATGACTCCAAGGTCTCCGCCGCCGAAATGACAGGGCAATTCAAGCGGTTCCTGGACAAGAATGACGCCAACGGCGACGGGAAACTCAGCCCCGATGAGCTCAAGGTGGAAGGCGAAATCAAGCCGCGCTTACCGGATAAAAAGACACCCGCACAGCCGGATTCACCCAAGCCCCAATCATCCATCGGCAAGGGCAAACCCAACGTCATTTTCATCCTCATCGACGACATGGGCTGGAACGATGTCGGCTTCGCCGGAAACAAATCCATCGAAACCCCGAACATCGCCAAACTCGCCGCCGAGGGCATGCGTTTCAGCGCGGCCTACGCGCCGTCACCGGTCTGCTCGCCGACACGGATCAGCCTCCAGACAGGCATGAGCTGCGCGCGCCTCCAATGGACAAAAGCCTCCCCCGTGATGACCGCCACCGATGGCTACAAGCTCATCCCGCCGGCCCACAGAAGATCAATACGCGAGGACGAGACCACGGTCGCGGAACTCCTGAAAACCGCCGGCTACGCGACAGCCCACTACGGAAAGTGGCACTTGAACGGAGGCGGTCCGGAAAAACACGGCTACGACGAAAGCGACGGGGAAACGAGCAACGGCGACGCCGCACAGTTCAAGGGCGACAACCCGGTTGATATCGTGGGCATGGGCACACGCGCTGCCGCGTTCATGAAGAAATCGCACGAAGCCGGGAAGCCGTTCTTCATCCAGATGTCCTACCACGCCCTGCATTACCCGGAGAACGCGAACCCTAAAAGTGTCGAAAAATTCAAAGCGCTTCTTCCGAATGCCCCCGCGCACATCGTCCAGCGCGCCGCCATCACCTATGACCTCGACGCAGGCATAGGACAGATCCTCAAGGATCTCGACACCCTCGACCTCGCGAAAAACACTTGGGTGATTTACATGTCCGACAACGGAGCCGGAGGGAGCAAGGGTGGAAAAGGCGGTGGCAGGAGCATCCAGGGCGGAAAAGGCAGCCTCTGGGAAGGCGGCATCCGCGTCCCGCTGATCATCCGCGGCCCGGGAGTGGCTCCGGACAGCTGGTGCCACGGGCGGGTTGTCGGCTTCGATCTTTTCCCGACCTTCTGCGGACTCGCCGGGGTCACCGAACTGCCCAAGGACATCGATGGAGGCTCCATCCTTCCGCAGCTCAGAGGTTCGCAGGAGCCCGTGAAACGCCCCCGCGAGGAACTCGTCTTCCATTTCCCCCACTACCAGGGGGACACCCCGCATTCCGCCATCTACCTCGGCGATTTCAAGCTCATCCACTTCTACGAAACCGGCGAGAACAAGCTCTTCAACATCAGGGACGACATTGGGGAAAAGAGCGACATCTCAAAGGAAATGCCCGACAAGACAGCCGGGCTCTCGGCAAAGCTCAGCGCCTGCCTCACCGAGGTGAAGGCACAGCTCCCAACGGAGAACCCGCAGGCCGTTCCGGGAAAAATTCACACTGGTGAAAAGGGCGACAAGAAGGAAGGCAAAGGGAAAAAGCGCAAGTAG
- a CDS encoding nucleotidyl transferase AbiEii/AbiGii toxin family protein — MTLHKDIREFIELCLSRRVDFLLVGGYALAFHGAPRFTEDIDLMVLVSPENADKLFGVLETFGFGSAGITREDFLDAGQVIQLGRAPNRIDLLTGISGVTWDEAWSSRVPISLDGFPIHAIGKEQLIRNKQATGRPQDLADLARLRKGQPNN; from the coding sequence ATGACACTTCACAAGGACATCAGAGAATTCATCGAATTGTGCCTCTCGCGGAGAGTTGATTTTCTCCTCGTCGGCGGATACGCGCTCGCCTTCCACGGAGCGCCCCGTTTCACCGAGGACATCGACCTGATGGTGCTCGTATCGCCCGAAAACGCCGACAAGCTATTTGGTGTGCTCGAAACGTTCGGATTCGGAAGCGCCGGCATCACGCGGGAGGACTTCCTCGATGCCGGGCAGGTGATCCAGCTAGGCCGTGCCCCGAACCGCATCGACCTGCTCACCGGCATCAGCGGGGTCACATGGGACGAGGCATGGTCTTCCCGCGTCCCAATATCCCTCGACGGCTTTCCAATCCATGCCATCGGAAAGGAGCAACTCATCCGCAACAAGCAAGCCACCGGACGCCCACAGGATCTTGCGGATCTCGCACGCCTTCGGAAAGGCCAGCCCAACAATTGA
- a CDS encoding insulinase family protein, whose amino-acid sequence MPATYSTHDLPGGPRLAHAHLPESECAALSIYLPVGSRDETGNIPAGLAHFSEHMAFKGTKTRSAKQLTLAIESGGGQANACTSEDHTVYEAQGEAELMPVLIEVLADMVWHSTFPENEINLERDVIGEEITMIRESPSDHIGDLLASALWPEHPLGQSISGSVESIEKITRSGLVNFAKQHHFRNDLVIATAGPMDADEILSALIPLLPKKFRKPPLRLGYTPSSSREIIENRPTDQLQLALAWHTPGRRAEERHALRLLSLILGESSSSRLFTELREERGLCYQVGSETSLFHETGALQIVAGLDPDSREESLETIFKETADLVANGPRPGELERAKRLAISQSKLAFESTSSHTAWAGEGLLFFNHIPSPQEARENLLAVTDEQIQSIAAQIFSQNPATAEIRS is encoded by the coding sequence GTGCCCGCCACCTACTCCACACACGATCTTCCCGGCGGCCCGCGCCTTGCCCATGCCCATCTCCCGGAATCCGAGTGCGCCGCTCTCTCGATCTACCTCCCCGTCGGCTCCCGCGACGAAACCGGCAACATCCCCGCAGGCCTCGCGCATTTCTCAGAGCACATGGCGTTCAAGGGCACGAAGACCCGCTCGGCGAAACAACTGACCCTCGCCATCGAGTCCGGCGGCGGCCAGGCGAACGCCTGCACCTCGGAGGATCACACCGTTTACGAAGCCCAGGGCGAGGCGGAGCTCATGCCCGTCCTCATCGAAGTCCTCGCAGACATGGTCTGGCACTCCACCTTCCCGGAAAACGAGATAAACCTGGAGCGCGACGTCATCGGCGAGGAAATCACCATGATCCGCGAGTCGCCCTCCGACCACATCGGCGATCTGCTCGCCTCCGCCCTCTGGCCGGAACACCCCCTCGGCCAATCCATCTCCGGCTCGGTCGAATCCATAGAGAAAATCACCCGCTCCGGCCTCGTGAATTTCGCGAAGCAGCACCATTTCCGCAACGACCTCGTCATCGCCACCGCCGGCCCGATGGATGCCGATGAAATCCTCTCCGCACTCATCCCCCTCCTACCGAAAAAGTTCAGGAAACCGCCCCTGCGCCTCGGCTACACTCCTTCTTCCTCCCGGGAAATCATCGAGAACCGACCAACCGACCAACTCCAGCTCGCCCTCGCCTGGCACACCCCCGGCCGCCGCGCTGAAGAGCGCCATGCCCTGCGCCTGCTCTCACTCATCCTCGGCGAGTCCTCCTCCTCCCGCCTCTTCACCGAGCTGCGCGAGGAACGCGGCCTCTGCTACCAGGTAGGATCGGAGACATCCCTTTTCCACGAAACCGGAGCCCTCCAGATCGTCGCGGGCCTCGACCCCGACTCCCGCGAGGAATCCCTCGAAACCATTTTCAAGGAAACCGCAGACCTAGTCGCAAACGGCCCCCGCCCCGGCGAGCTCGAACGCGCCAAGCGCCTCGCCATCTCCCAATCCAAGCTCGCCTTCGAGTCCACTTCCTCCCACACCGCATGGGCCGGGGAAGGGCTCCTGTTTTTCAACCACATCCCCTCGCCGCAGGAAGCCCGGGAGAATCTCCTCGCCGTCACCGACGAGCAGATCCAGTCCATCGCCGCACAGATCTTTTCTCAAAACCCCGCGACTGCAGAGATCCGATCTTAG
- the bioA gene encoding adenosylmethionine--8-amino-7-oxononanoate transaminase produces the protein MPAQLDKAHCWHPFTPQGEWCAPGHDPLMIVRAEGVWLHDAEGGRYLDGNSSIWTNIHGHCRPEIAAAIAEQAATLDHSSYLGLGHPLASELAAKLVSYFPANSLERVFFSDNGSTAVEAALKMSLQSRMQTGEEKRTRFLAFDNAYHGDTLGAASLGGVNRFFSRFRSYGFETEFLSSLHVLESTDPSTVTAVVIEPLIQGVNEMRPWPPGMLAQLGAWTSANGIHLILDEVMTGFGRTGAMFACQRENVIPDFLCLAKGLTGGTVPLAATLTTDAVYRTFLGGRENAFYYGHSYTANPIGCAAALASLDLFETDRTLESMPEKIAALAGSLAALRKHPAVKEIRQCGLIAGIELHDGMGETAATAARRHGLVTRNILNTIVLMPPLCITPDEIRFACEAIGKGIAFAHDRISHPIHPEE, from the coding sequence ATGCCGGCCCAACTGGACAAAGCCCATTGCTGGCACCCATTCACCCCTCAGGGCGAATGGTGCGCGCCGGGGCACGATCCCCTGATGATCGTCCGTGCGGAAGGCGTCTGGCTTCATGATGCGGAGGGTGGGCGATACCTCGACGGGAATTCCTCCATCTGGACGAACATCCACGGCCACTGCCGCCCGGAGATCGCGGCGGCCATCGCCGAACAGGCGGCCACGCTCGACCATTCCTCCTACCTCGGCCTCGGCCACCCGCTGGCTTCCGAGCTTGCTGCAAAACTTGTTTCCTATTTCCCCGCAAACTCACTGGAGCGGGTCTTCTTCTCCGACAACGGCTCGACCGCCGTGGAGGCCGCCCTGAAAATGTCGCTCCAGTCCCGCATGCAGACGGGCGAGGAAAAACGGACACGCTTCCTCGCCTTCGACAACGCCTACCATGGCGACACCCTCGGGGCCGCCTCGCTGGGCGGCGTGAACCGCTTCTTTTCCCGCTTCCGCAGCTACGGATTCGAAACGGAATTCCTCTCTTCCCTCCACGTCCTGGAATCCACGGATCCATCCACCGTGACGGCGGTCGTCATCGAGCCCCTCATCCAGGGCGTGAACGAAATGCGTCCCTGGCCACCCGGGATGCTCGCCCAATTGGGGGCATGGACATCGGCTAACGGCATCCACCTCATCCTCGACGAGGTCATGACAGGCTTCGGCCGCACCGGAGCCATGTTCGCCTGCCAGCGGGAAAACGTGATCCCGGATTTCCTCTGCCTCGCAAAAGGCCTAACCGGCGGCACCGTCCCCCTCGCAGCGACGCTCACGACGGATGCCGTTTACCGAACCTTCCTTGGCGGCAGGGAAAACGCATTCTACTATGGGCATAGTTACACGGCAAACCCTATCGGCTGCGCCGCCGCCCTCGCTTCCCTGGATCTCTTCGAGACAGACCGCACCCTCGAATCCATGCCCGAAAAAATTGCCGCCCTGGCCGGATCCCTCGCCGCCCTCCGCAAGCACCCCGCCGTCAAGGAAATCCGCCAATGCGGCCTCATCGCCGGCATCGAGCTGCACGATGGCATGGGCGAAACCGCCGCCACCGCCGCCCGCCGCCACGGACTCGTCACCCGCAACATCCTCAATACCATCGTGCTCATGCCTCCGCTCTGCATCACACCGGATGAGATCCGCTTCGCCTGCGAGGCGATCGGCAAAGGCATTGCCTTCGCACATGATCGCATTTCCCATCCGATCCATCCCGAAGAATGA
- the ispD gene encoding 2-C-methyl-D-erythritol 4-phosphate cytidylyltransferase: protein MKTTAILVAAGSSSRMGFDKLAAPLSGKPVLAHTLDAFLTCHEITEIIVVCPEKRFSELLDPATFCKPVRRIDGGTARHLSVANGLAAVSPDAELVAVHDAARPLVSQADILATIAAAQEHGAASLARRVTETLKRSDGNDFTTAPVPRENLWFMETPQIFHADLIRSAYERILESDIEVTDESSAIEAYGGKVKLVPSTSPNPKITTPADLAGIVPKLDSSTDH from the coding sequence ATGAAAACCACCGCCATCCTCGTCGCCGCCGGATCCAGCAGCCGCATGGGCTTCGACAAGCTCGCCGCCCCCCTCTCAGGCAAGCCCGTCCTCGCCCACACGCTCGATGCATTCCTCACCTGCCATGAAATCACGGAAATCATCGTGGTTTGTCCGGAAAAGCGTTTCTCCGAGCTGCTCGATCCGGCCACCTTCTGCAAACCCGTCCGCCGCATCGATGGCGGCACCGCCCGCCACCTCTCCGTCGCCAACGGCCTCGCCGCCGTCTCCCCGGATGCGGAGCTCGTCGCCGTCCACGACGCCGCCCGCCCCCTCGTCTCCCAAGCCGACATCCTCGCCACCATCGCCGCCGCCCAGGAACACGGAGCGGCATCCCTCGCCCGCCGTGTCACCGAGACCCTGAAACGCTCCGACGGAAACGATTTCACCACAGCCCCCGTCCCCCGTGAAAACCTCTGGTTCATGGAAACCCCGCAGATCTTCCACGCCGATCTCATCCGCTCCGCCTACGAGCGCATCCTGGAAAGCGACATCGAGGTCACCGACGAAAGCTCCGCCATCGAGGCCTACGGCGGAAAGGTGAAGCTCGTCCCCTCCACCTCGCCCAACCCCAAGATCACCACCCCCGCCGACCTCGCCGGAATCGTTCCGAAATTAGATTCTTCCACCGATCACTGA
- a CDS encoding DUF3313 family protein, whose translation MKTTFLLLMPVFALVSCAPSLPSTGFLGEDDKKLTADKSLPFQRSWRKADADLSKYSKIEVVPIRTDKLRSLDNSLNAVNFRNIGDQYSKDVAKLADGTTEAFRKELDELPGRSATIVSKPSKSRNTLVLETNLVEAIPGRPSAKIANLAVPLVGILSQPSIAIEGRLRDARSGETLLAFADNETPEASIIDAQSFTFYGTLRREAEKWASQLAEIIEGSTDVKDPFFFRPVDW comes from the coding sequence ATGAAAACCACCTTCTTGCTCCTGATGCCCGTCTTTGCGCTCGTTTCCTGCGCACCCTCCCTCCCCTCGACAGGATTTCTCGGAGAGGATGACAAGAAGCTGACCGCCGACAAAAGCCTGCCTTTCCAGAGATCCTGGCGGAAGGCCGATGCGGATCTCAGCAAATATTCGAAGATCGAAGTCGTGCCCATCAGGACCGACAAACTCCGCTCCCTCGACAACAGCCTCAACGCCGTGAATTTCCGTAACATCGGGGACCAGTATTCCAAAGACGTGGCCAAGCTTGCGGACGGCACGACGGAAGCTTTCAGGAAAGAACTCGACGAACTCCCGGGACGCAGTGCCACCATCGTTTCCAAGCCTTCGAAATCCCGCAACACGCTGGTTCTTGAAACGAATCTCGTGGAGGCGATTCCCGGGCGCCCTTCGGCGAAAATCGCGAACCTTGCGGTCCCTCTTGTCGGGATCCTCAGTCAGCCCTCGATCGCCATAGAGGGTCGCCTCCGGGACGCAAGATCGGGGGAAACCCTGCTTGCCTTCGCGGACAACGAAACCCCGGAAGCGAGCATCATCGATGCGCAAAGCTTCACTTTCTACGGCACCCTCCGCCGCGAGGCGGAAAAGTGGGCTTCCCAGCTCGCGGAAATCATCGAAGGCTCGACGGATGTGAAAGACCCCTTCTTTTTCAGGCCGGTTGACTGGTGA